A single region of the Cyanobacteria bacterium FACHB-DQ100 genome encodes:
- a CDS encoding glycosyltransferase family 39 protein, producing the protein MRREASRAATYGLIAILLMAAILRFYKVDQPFIDATSWRQSDTATIADNFYRGNWNIFYPKISWNGPGDQVVGYEFQTISYLAALLYRIVGQHDWVCRAIAIVFGVWGIFAFYQLLRRVWGQNYAVVGAAVLALLPGAVYVDRSFLPDPVMLSLVITSVWLLVAYLQTEKLHYLLLASLAGIFGFLTKISGLIVGIPMLYAIVTILGQKQNRRLKQLTLIAGAGVVTLIPVIAYYAWALHLFRTQPPYYVAAGEYWVWKYGLSRFLEQNYFLPKLLYQLRWFWTLPVIVLAIVGLFLRPPSHNEYKAPWLFHIWMLAFGFYYAIAAQGLVNNPTNLNLSNPATAALTAHSLIKIAAWIRAKLGTRASLAWMAVVLLLIGGLGQRALHRFALRPFAEQDFKLGLALRQAAQTNELVVTATSTPGDAVTVYYSQRRGWVFPPLYAWSSSLSQLEDEEGIRLLKELAGKGADWFGLVKPEQFASQHPQLMEYLDRNLSRYQASPEFTIYRIGPKKGTSINAPFSSDVRNETN; encoded by the coding sequence ATGAGAAGAGAAGCCTCTAGAGCAGCAACTTACGGATTGATTGCAATCCTACTGATGGCAGCAATTCTTCGGTTTTATAAAGTTGATCAGCCCTTTATTGATGCAACAAGTTGGAGACAGTCTGATACTGCCACGATCGCGGATAACTTTTACAGAGGAAACTGGAATATCTTTTATCCGAAAATTAGCTGGAATGGGCCAGGAGATCAAGTTGTCGGATATGAGTTTCAGACGATCAGTTATCTTGCGGCGTTGTTGTACCGCATTGTCGGGCAGCATGATTGGGTTTGTCGCGCGATTGCAATCGTCTTTGGCGTGTGGGGCATTTTCGCGTTTTACCAACTGTTGCGCCGCGTTTGGGGTCAGAACTATGCCGTTGTCGGGGCCGCAGTCCTAGCGCTGTTACCCGGTGCAGTTTATGTCGATCGCTCCTTTCTCCCCGATCCAGTTATGCTATCGCTGGTGATTACGAGCGTTTGGCTACTTGTCGCCTACCTGCAAACAGAAAAACTGCATTACTTACTACTCGCAAGCTTGGCTGGGATATTCGGCTTTCTGACCAAGATCTCCGGCTTGATTGTAGGAATCCCGATGCTTTATGCGATCGTTACCATTCTAGGCCAGAAACAAAATCGACGCTTAAAGCAGCTTACTTTAATTGCGGGTGCTGGCGTTGTCACTCTAATTCCGGTCATTGCCTATTACGCTTGGGCACTCCACCTTTTTCGCACCCAGCCGCCTTACTATGTAGCCGCTGGCGAATACTGGGTTTGGAAATATGGGCTATCGCGGTTTCTAGAACAGAATTACTTTTTACCAAAACTTTTATATCAATTGCGCTGGTTCTGGACATTGCCCGTCATAGTTCTCGCGATCGTTGGATTGTTTCTGCGTCCACCGTCTCACAACGAGTATAAAGCGCCTTGGCTATTTCACATTTGGATGCTTGCATTTGGGTTTTACTACGCGATCGCCGCTCAAGGCTTAGTGAATAATCCGACAAACCTGAACCTATCAAATCCTGCTACAGCGGCTCTCACCGCCCATAGTCTGATTAAAATCGCTGCATGGATTCGAGCAAAACTGGGAACACGAGCATCATTAGCGTGGATGGCTGTGGTTTTACTCTTGATTGGTGGACTTGGGCAAAGAGCATTGCACCGATTTGCGCTGCGACCTTTTGCCGAACAGGACTTCAAACTCGGACTCGCTTTACGGCAGGCGGCTCAAACCAATGAACTGGTTGTCACTGCGACTTCAACACCTGGGGATGCTGTTACAGTTTATTACAGCCAGCGTCGAGGATGGGTGTTTCCTCCGCTTTATGCTTGGTCTTCGTCACTCTCTCAGTTGGAGGATGAAGAAGGAATTCGATTGTTAAAAGAGCTTGCAGGCAAAGGAGCAGATTGGTTTGGACTGGTTAAACCCGAGCAGTTTGCGAGCCAGCATCCTCAGCTCATGGAATATCTCGATCGCAACCTATCTCGCTATCAAGCTAGTCCGGAGTTCACAATCTACCGCATTGGGCCAAAAAAAGGGACATCGATCAATGCCCCTTTTTCATCTGATGTGAGAAACGAAACTAACTAG